One window from the genome of Leuconostoc suionicum encodes:
- a CDS encoding lysophospholipid acyltransferase family protein, with product MKFYDFLRGIAVALIWAVTGRIKYMNRDRIPQNDNYVLVGPHRTWWDPVWYAMAAYPKHFIFMAKIELFKFKPLAWLIKSAGAFPVDRENVGPSVIKIPVRELKDGNRSLIMFPSGSRHSDDLKSGSILIARMAGKAIVPAVYQGPVKFSQLFKRNNTTVNFGKPIIIDRKDRLNKENIAKYTEQMQKAFQELDAEIDPTWKYVDPKRLEKK from the coding sequence ATGAAATTCTATGATTTTTTACGTGGCATTGCTGTTGCTTTAATATGGGCAGTTACTGGTCGCATTAAATACATGAATCGCGACAGAATACCCCAAAACGATAACTATGTGCTAGTTGGCCCACATCGTACTTGGTGGGACCCAGTATGGTATGCCATGGCGGCCTACCCAAAACACTTTATTTTCATGGCAAAAATTGAATTATTTAAATTCAAGCCACTTGCCTGGTTAATCAAATCAGCCGGCGCTTTCCCAGTTGATCGTGAAAATGTTGGCCCAAGCGTCATCAAAATTCCCGTACGTGAATTAAAAGATGGCAATCGCTCTTTGATAATGTTTCCTTCCGGTTCTAGACACAGTGACGATTTAAAATCAGGTTCCATTTTAATTGCACGAATGGCTGGAAAGGCAATCGTACCAGCTGTCTATCAAGGTCCTGTTAAGTTCAGTCAACTTTTCAAACGTAATAATACCACAGTTAATTTTGGTAAGCCAATTATTATTGATCGTAAAGACCGATTGAACAAAGAAAATATTGCTAAATATACTGAGCAAATGCAAAAAGCATTCCAAGAATTAGATGCTGAGATTGACCCAACTTGGAAATATGTAGATCCAAAACGTTTAGAAAAAAAATAA
- a CDS encoding YneF family protein has translation MISTWLAILIAVLTLVIGLVGGFFLARNSMKSYLAKNPPISEEMMKSMMMSMGQKPSQKKLNQMMAQMKQQSANSQKK, from the coding sequence ATGATTAGCACATGGCTAGCAATTTTAATTGCAGTGTTAACTTTAGTTATTGGTTTGGTCGGTGGCTTTTTCTTGGCACGTAATTCAATGAAGAGTTATCTTGCAAAAAACCCACCTATTTCAGAAGAAATGATGAAATCAATGATGATGTCAATGGGACAAAAACCATCTCAAAAGAAATTGAACCAAATGATGGCTCAGATGAAGCAACAAAGTGCCAATTCGCAAAAAAAATAA